One segment of Castanea sativa cultivar Marrone di Chiusa Pesio chromosome 3, ASM4071231v1 DNA contains the following:
- the LOC142627123 gene encoding sugar transporter ERD6-like 5 isoform X4, protein MVVGYSSPSESGIEDELGLTLAEYSIFGSILTIGGMLGAIFSGKIADFIGRKGAMGVSEIFCILGWLAIVFSTDVWWLDLGRFLVGCGIGVLSYVVPVYISEITSKNVRGTFTSLSELMIGCGKALTFLIGSLVNWRTVALIAIIPCLVHLLGLLFIPESPRWLAKCGRLKEFEAMLQILRGENADISQEAADIIEYIENLRWISEDGALHLFQGKYAYSVMVAVGLMAFQEFGGLNGFSFYTSSIFELAGFSSMIGIIAAAVVQILMTTLGVLLIDKCGRRPLLMISTAGTCLGCVLTGFSFFLQDLQIGKEVIPILVLIGVLVYLGSFELGMGGIPWIIMSEIFPINIKSSAGSLVTLVNWMCSWVVSYAFNYLFEWSSAGTFFIFAVICGMGIIFINKLIPETKGRTLEEIQASFTHIQQ, encoded by the exons ATGGTG GTGGGGTATTCGTCACCATCCGAGTCTGGAATTGAGGATGAACTTGGCCTTACTTTGGCAGAG TATTCAATTTTTGGTTCGATATTAACAATTGGAGGAATGTTAGGTGCAATATTTAGTGGGAAAATTGCGGATTTCATTGGTAGGAAAGGT GCAATGGGAGTTTCAGAAATATTCTGCATCCTCGGGTGGCTTGCAATAGTATTTTCAACG GATGTTTGGTGGCTTGACCTGGGAAGATTTTTAGTGGGATGTGGAATTGGGGTTCTTTCCTATGTG GTTCCTGTTTATATTTCTGAAATTACAAGCAAGAATGTTAGGGGAACATTTACATCACTTAGTGAG TTGATGATAGGTTGTGGCAAAGCGCTCACATTTCTCATTGGTTCACTTGTCAATTGGCGCACCGTGGCTCTAATAG caaTCATTCCTTGTTTAGTGCATCTGCTTGGCCTACTTTTCATTCCTGAGTCTCCTAGATGGTTG GCCAAATGTGGTCGCTTAAAAGAGTTTGAAGCTATGCTGCAAATCCTTAGGGGAGAGAATGCTGATATTTCTCAAGAAGCAGCTGATAtcatt GAATATATCGAAAACCTTCGATGGATATCTGAAGATGGAGCTCTACACCTATTCCAGGGGAAATATGCTTATTCAGTCATG gTTGCAGTTGGGCTGATGGCTTTCCAAGAATTTGGAGGACTTAATGGGTTTTCATTTTATACAAGTTCTATATTTGAGTTAGCAG GCTTTTCAAGTATGATTGGCATTATAGCAGCAGCAGTTGTTCAG ATTCTAATGACAACTTTGGGAGTACTCTTGATAGATAAGTGTGGAAGACGGCCGCTTCTAATG ATTTCTACGGCCGGAACATGCTTAGGTTGTGTCCTCACTGGATTCTCATTCTTCTTGCAG GATCTTCAAATCGGGAAGGAGGTCATTCCCATTTTGGTGCTTATTGGTGTGTTG GTATACTTGGGCTCTTTTGAGCTAGGCATGGGAGGAATACCATGGATTATTATGTCTGAG ATATTTCCAATAAACATAAAGAGTTCAGCTGGAAGCCTGGTGACATTGGTCAATTGGATGTGTTCTTGGGTTGTATCTTATGCTTTCAACTATTTATTTGAGTGGAGCTCAGCAG GGACATTCTTCATATTTGCAGTCATATGTGGTATGggaattatatttattaataagcTGATTCCAGAGACCAAGGGACGTACACTTGAAGAAATCCAAGCATCATTTACTCATATCcaacaataa
- the LOC142627217 gene encoding sugar transporter ERD6-like 5, with product MEEAAATTRRSLLLKQKLDNNDQWSSSDHGGMQLSESSSTTTSIVVLSTLVAVCGSFTFGSAVGYSSPSESGIEDDLGLTSAEYSIFGSILTIGAMLGAVFSGKIADFIGRKGAMGVSEIFCILGWFAIVFAKDAWWLDLGRLLVGCGIGILSYVVPVYIAEITPKNVRGSFTSLSQLMIGCGKALTFLIGSLVNWRTLALIGIIPCLAHLLGLFFIPESPRWLAKCGRLEEFEVRLQFLRGENADISQEAADIIDYTENFRWISEDGVLHPFQGKYAYSIIVAVGLMALQEFGGLNGFTFYTTSIFESAGFSSKIGTILAAVVQILMTTLGVLLIDKCGRRPLLMISATGACLGCVLTGFSFFLQDLQSGKELIPILVLIGALVYLGSFELGMGGIPWIIMSEIFPINIKGLAGSLVTLVSWTGSWVVSYTFNYLLEWSSAGTFFIFAVICGVGILFIGKIVPETKGRTLEEIQASFTHIQQ from the exons ATGGAAgaagcagcagcaacaacaagaAGGTCACTACTTCTCAAACAAAAGCTTGATAATAATGATCAATGGAGCAGTAGTGATCATGGTGGTATGCAGCTAAGTGAATCCTCATCAACCACCACATCTATTGTTGTGCTTAGCACATTAGTGGCCGTATGTGGATCATTTACTTTTGGAAGTGCA GTGGGATATTCTTCACCATCCGAATCTGGAATTGAGGATGACCTTGGCCTTACTTCAGCAGAG TATTCAATTTTTGGTTCAATATTGACAATTGGAGCAATGTTAGGTGCAGTATTTAGTGGGAAAATTGCGGATTTCATTGGTAGGAAAGGT GCAATGGGAGTTTCAGAAATATTCTGCATCCTCGGGTGGTTCGCAATAGTATTTGCAAAG GATGCTTGGTGGCTTGACCTTGGAAGATTATTAGTGGGATGTGGAATTGGGATTCTTTCTTATGTG GTTCCTGTATATATTGCTGAAATTACACCTAAGAATGTTAGGGGATCATTTACATCACTTAGTCAG TTGATGATAGGTTGTGGCAAGGCTCTCACATTTCTTATTGGTTCTCTTGTCAATTGGCGCACCTTGGCTCTAATAG gaATCATTCCATGTCTAGCACATCTTCTTGGCCTATTTTTCATTCCTGAGTCTCCTAGATGGTTG GCCAAATGTGGTCGATTAGAAGAGTTTGAAGTTAGGCTGCAATTCCTTAGGGGAGAAAATGCTGATATTTCTCAAGAAGCAGCTGATAtcatt GATTATACCGAAAACTTTCGATGGATATCTGAAGATGGAGTTCTGCACCCATTCCAGGGGAAATATGCTTATTCAATCATA GTTGCAGTTGGGCTAATGGCACTTCAAGAATTTGGAGGACTTAATGGGTTTACATTTTATACAACTTCTATATTTGAGTCAGCAG GTTTTTCGAGTAAGATTGGGACTATATTAGCAGCAGTTGTCCAG ATTCTAATGACAACTTTAGGAGTACTCTTGATAGATAAGTGTGGAAGACGACCGCTTCTAATG ATATCTGCGACTGGAGCTTGCTTAGGTTGTGTCCTCACTGGATTTTCATTCTTCTTGCAG GATCTGCAAAGCGGGAAGGAGCTCATTCCCATTTTGGTGCTTATTGGTGCGTTG GTATACTTGGGCTCTTTTGAGCTAGGCATGGGAGGAATACCATGGATTATTATGTCTGAG atATTTCCAATAAATATAAAGGGTTTAGCTGGAAGCCTTGTGACATTGGTCAGCTGGACTGGTTCTTGGGTTGTTTCTTACACTTTCAACTATTTATTAGAGTGGAGCTCAGCAG GGACATTCTTCATATTTGCAGTTATATGTGGTGtgggaattttatttattggtaaaATAGTTCCAGAGACTAAGGGGCGTACACTAGAAGAAATCCAAGCTTCATTTACTCATATCcagcaataa
- the LOC142627123 gene encoding sugar transporter ERD6-like 5 isoform X1: MEEEEEAITRSLLLKQKLDSNHQWSSTSDHGGMQLSESSSTTTSIVVLSTLVAVCGSITFGSAVGYSSPSESGIEDELGLTLAEYSIFGSILTIGGMLGAIFSGKIADFIGRKGAMGVSEIFCILGWLAIVFSTDVWWLDLGRFLVGCGIGVLSYVVPVYISEITSKNVRGTFTSLSELMIGCGKALTFLIGSLVNWRTVALIAIIPCLVHLLGLLFIPESPRWLAKCGRLKEFEAMLQILRGENADISQEAADIIEYIENLRWISEDGALHLFQGKYAYSVMVAVGLMAFQEFGGLNGFSFYTSSIFELAGFSSMIGIIAAAVVQILMTTLGVLLIDKCGRRPLLMISTAGTCLGCVLTGFSFFLQDLQIGKEVIPILVLIGVLVYLGSFELGMGGIPWIIMSEIFPINIKSSAGSLVTLVNWMCSWVVSYAFNYLFEWSSAGTFFIFAVICGMGIIFINKLIPETKGRTLEEIQASFTHIQQ, encoded by the exons atggaagaagaagaagaagcaataaCAAGATCACTACTTCTCAAACAAAAGCTTGACAGTAATCATCAATGGAGCAGTACTAGTGATCATGGTGGTATGCAGCTAAGTGAATCCTCATCAACCACCACATCTATTGTTGTGCTTAGCACATTAGTGGCCGTTTGTGGATCAATTACTTTTGGAAGTGCA GTGGGGTATTCGTCACCATCCGAGTCTGGAATTGAGGATGAACTTGGCCTTACTTTGGCAGAG TATTCAATTTTTGGTTCGATATTAACAATTGGAGGAATGTTAGGTGCAATATTTAGTGGGAAAATTGCGGATTTCATTGGTAGGAAAGGT GCAATGGGAGTTTCAGAAATATTCTGCATCCTCGGGTGGCTTGCAATAGTATTTTCAACG GATGTTTGGTGGCTTGACCTGGGAAGATTTTTAGTGGGATGTGGAATTGGGGTTCTTTCCTATGTG GTTCCTGTTTATATTTCTGAAATTACAAGCAAGAATGTTAGGGGAACATTTACATCACTTAGTGAG TTGATGATAGGTTGTGGCAAAGCGCTCACATTTCTCATTGGTTCACTTGTCAATTGGCGCACCGTGGCTCTAATAG caaTCATTCCTTGTTTAGTGCATCTGCTTGGCCTACTTTTCATTCCTGAGTCTCCTAGATGGTTG GCCAAATGTGGTCGCTTAAAAGAGTTTGAAGCTATGCTGCAAATCCTTAGGGGAGAGAATGCTGATATTTCTCAAGAAGCAGCTGATAtcatt GAATATATCGAAAACCTTCGATGGATATCTGAAGATGGAGCTCTACACCTATTCCAGGGGAAATATGCTTATTCAGTCATG gTTGCAGTTGGGCTGATGGCTTTCCAAGAATTTGGAGGACTTAATGGGTTTTCATTTTATACAAGTTCTATATTTGAGTTAGCAG GCTTTTCAAGTATGATTGGCATTATAGCAGCAGCAGTTGTTCAG ATTCTAATGACAACTTTGGGAGTACTCTTGATAGATAAGTGTGGAAGACGGCCGCTTCTAATG ATTTCTACGGCCGGAACATGCTTAGGTTGTGTCCTCACTGGATTCTCATTCTTCTTGCAG GATCTTCAAATCGGGAAGGAGGTCATTCCCATTTTGGTGCTTATTGGTGTGTTG GTATACTTGGGCTCTTTTGAGCTAGGCATGGGAGGAATACCATGGATTATTATGTCTGAG ATATTTCCAATAAACATAAAGAGTTCAGCTGGAAGCCTGGTGACATTGGTCAATTGGATGTGTTCTTGGGTTGTATCTTATGCTTTCAACTATTTATTTGAGTGGAGCTCAGCAG GGACATTCTTCATATTTGCAGTCATATGTGGTATGggaattatatttattaataagcTGATTCCAGAGACCAAGGGACGTACACTTGAAGAAATCCAAGCATCATTTACTCATATCcaacaataa
- the LOC142627123 gene encoding sugar transporter ERD6-like 5 isoform X2, whose translation MEEEEEAITRSLLLKQKLDSNHQWSSTSDHGGMQLSESSSTTTSIVVLSTLVAVCGSITFGSAVGYSSPSESGIEDELGLTLAEYSIFGSILTIGGMLGAIFSGKIADFIGRKGAMGVSEIFCILGWLAIVFSTDVWWLDLGRFLVGCGIGVLSYVVPVYISEITSKNVRGTFTSLSELMIGCGKALTFLIGSLVNWRTVALIAIIPCLVHLLGLLFIPESPRWLAKCGRLKEFEAMLQILRGENADISQEAADIIEYIENLRWISEDGALHLFQGKYAYSVMVAVGLMAFQEFGGLNGFSFYTSSIFELAGFSSMIGIIAAAVVQILMTTLGVLLIDKCGRRPLLMISTAGTCLGCVLTGFSFFLQVYLGSFELGMGGIPWIIMSEIFPINIKSSAGSLVTLVNWMCSWVVSYAFNYLFEWSSAGTFFIFAVICGMGIIFINKLIPETKGRTLEEIQASFTHIQQ comes from the exons atggaagaagaagaagaagcaataaCAAGATCACTACTTCTCAAACAAAAGCTTGACAGTAATCATCAATGGAGCAGTACTAGTGATCATGGTGGTATGCAGCTAAGTGAATCCTCATCAACCACCACATCTATTGTTGTGCTTAGCACATTAGTGGCCGTTTGTGGATCAATTACTTTTGGAAGTGCA GTGGGGTATTCGTCACCATCCGAGTCTGGAATTGAGGATGAACTTGGCCTTACTTTGGCAGAG TATTCAATTTTTGGTTCGATATTAACAATTGGAGGAATGTTAGGTGCAATATTTAGTGGGAAAATTGCGGATTTCATTGGTAGGAAAGGT GCAATGGGAGTTTCAGAAATATTCTGCATCCTCGGGTGGCTTGCAATAGTATTTTCAACG GATGTTTGGTGGCTTGACCTGGGAAGATTTTTAGTGGGATGTGGAATTGGGGTTCTTTCCTATGTG GTTCCTGTTTATATTTCTGAAATTACAAGCAAGAATGTTAGGGGAACATTTACATCACTTAGTGAG TTGATGATAGGTTGTGGCAAAGCGCTCACATTTCTCATTGGTTCACTTGTCAATTGGCGCACCGTGGCTCTAATAG caaTCATTCCTTGTTTAGTGCATCTGCTTGGCCTACTTTTCATTCCTGAGTCTCCTAGATGGTTG GCCAAATGTGGTCGCTTAAAAGAGTTTGAAGCTATGCTGCAAATCCTTAGGGGAGAGAATGCTGATATTTCTCAAGAAGCAGCTGATAtcatt GAATATATCGAAAACCTTCGATGGATATCTGAAGATGGAGCTCTACACCTATTCCAGGGGAAATATGCTTATTCAGTCATG gTTGCAGTTGGGCTGATGGCTTTCCAAGAATTTGGAGGACTTAATGGGTTTTCATTTTATACAAGTTCTATATTTGAGTTAGCAG GCTTTTCAAGTATGATTGGCATTATAGCAGCAGCAGTTGTTCAG ATTCTAATGACAACTTTGGGAGTACTCTTGATAGATAAGTGTGGAAGACGGCCGCTTCTAATG ATTTCTACGGCCGGAACATGCTTAGGTTGTGTCCTCACTGGATTCTCATTCTTCTTGCAG GTATACTTGGGCTCTTTTGAGCTAGGCATGGGAGGAATACCATGGATTATTATGTCTGAG ATATTTCCAATAAACATAAAGAGTTCAGCTGGAAGCCTGGTGACATTGGTCAATTGGATGTGTTCTTGGGTTGTATCTTATGCTTTCAACTATTTATTTGAGTGGAGCTCAGCAG GGACATTCTTCATATTTGCAGTCATATGTGGTATGggaattatatttattaataagcTGATTCCAGAGACCAAGGGACGTACACTTGAAGAAATCCAAGCATCATTTACTCATATCcaacaataa
- the LOC142627123 gene encoding sugar transporter ERD6-like 5 isoform X3, which produces MEEEEEAITRSLLLKQKLDSNHQWSSTSDHGGMQLSESSSTTTSIVVLSTLVAVCGSITFGSAVGYSSPSESGIEDELGLTLAEYSIFGSILTIGGMLGAIFSGKIADFIGRKGAMGVSEIFCILGWLAIVFSTVPVYISEITSKNVRGTFTSLSELMIGCGKALTFLIGSLVNWRTVALIAIIPCLVHLLGLLFIPESPRWLAKCGRLKEFEAMLQILRGENADISQEAADIIEYIENLRWISEDGALHLFQGKYAYSVMVAVGLMAFQEFGGLNGFSFYTSSIFELAGFSSMIGIIAAAVVQILMTTLGVLLIDKCGRRPLLMISTAGTCLGCVLTGFSFFLQDLQIGKEVIPILVLIGVLVYLGSFELGMGGIPWIIMSEIFPINIKSSAGSLVTLVNWMCSWVVSYAFNYLFEWSSAGTFFIFAVICGMGIIFINKLIPETKGRTLEEIQASFTHIQQ; this is translated from the exons atggaagaagaagaagaagcaataaCAAGATCACTACTTCTCAAACAAAAGCTTGACAGTAATCATCAATGGAGCAGTACTAGTGATCATGGTGGTATGCAGCTAAGTGAATCCTCATCAACCACCACATCTATTGTTGTGCTTAGCACATTAGTGGCCGTTTGTGGATCAATTACTTTTGGAAGTGCA GTGGGGTATTCGTCACCATCCGAGTCTGGAATTGAGGATGAACTTGGCCTTACTTTGGCAGAG TATTCAATTTTTGGTTCGATATTAACAATTGGAGGAATGTTAGGTGCAATATTTAGTGGGAAAATTGCGGATTTCATTGGTAGGAAAGGT GCAATGGGAGTTTCAGAAATATTCTGCATCCTCGGGTGGCTTGCAATAGTATTTTCAACG GTTCCTGTTTATATTTCTGAAATTACAAGCAAGAATGTTAGGGGAACATTTACATCACTTAGTGAG TTGATGATAGGTTGTGGCAAAGCGCTCACATTTCTCATTGGTTCACTTGTCAATTGGCGCACCGTGGCTCTAATAG caaTCATTCCTTGTTTAGTGCATCTGCTTGGCCTACTTTTCATTCCTGAGTCTCCTAGATGGTTG GCCAAATGTGGTCGCTTAAAAGAGTTTGAAGCTATGCTGCAAATCCTTAGGGGAGAGAATGCTGATATTTCTCAAGAAGCAGCTGATAtcatt GAATATATCGAAAACCTTCGATGGATATCTGAAGATGGAGCTCTACACCTATTCCAGGGGAAATATGCTTATTCAGTCATG gTTGCAGTTGGGCTGATGGCTTTCCAAGAATTTGGAGGACTTAATGGGTTTTCATTTTATACAAGTTCTATATTTGAGTTAGCAG GCTTTTCAAGTATGATTGGCATTATAGCAGCAGCAGTTGTTCAG ATTCTAATGACAACTTTGGGAGTACTCTTGATAGATAAGTGTGGAAGACGGCCGCTTCTAATG ATTTCTACGGCCGGAACATGCTTAGGTTGTGTCCTCACTGGATTCTCATTCTTCTTGCAG GATCTTCAAATCGGGAAGGAGGTCATTCCCATTTTGGTGCTTATTGGTGTGTTG GTATACTTGGGCTCTTTTGAGCTAGGCATGGGAGGAATACCATGGATTATTATGTCTGAG ATATTTCCAATAAACATAAAGAGTTCAGCTGGAAGCCTGGTGACATTGGTCAATTGGATGTGTTCTTGGGTTGTATCTTATGCTTTCAACTATTTATTTGAGTGGAGCTCAGCAG GGACATTCTTCATATTTGCAGTCATATGTGGTATGggaattatatttattaataagcTGATTCCAGAGACCAAGGGACGTACACTTGAAGAAATCCAAGCATCATTTACTCATATCcaacaataa